A window of the Cicer arietinum cultivar CDC Frontier isolate Library 1 chromosome 6, Cicar.CDCFrontier_v2.0, whole genome shotgun sequence genome harbors these coding sequences:
- the LTP gene encoding non-specific lipid-transfer protein precursor: protein MASMKVVCVALIMCIVIAPMAESAITCGRVSAALAPCLGYLQGGPGPSAQCCGGVRNLNSAAVTTPDRQAACNCLKSAAGSISRLNANNAAALPGKCGVNIPYKISTSTNCATIRV from the exons ATGGCAAGCATGAAGGTTGTATGTGTAGCTCTAATAATGTGCATTGTTATTGCACCAATGGCAGAATCAGCAATAACATGTGGACGTGTAAGTGCTGCTCTTGCTCCATGTCTTGGTTATCTTCAAGGTGGTCCTGGTCCTTCAGCACAATGCTGTGGTGGAGTTAGGAACCTTAATTCTGCAGCTGTTACCACACCTGATCGTCAAGCTGCTTGTAACTGTTTGAAAAGTGCTGCTGGTTCTATTTCTCGTTTGAATGCTAACAATGCTGCTGCTCTCCCTGGCAAATGTGGTGTTAACATTCCTTACAAGATTAGTACCTCCACCAACTGTGCTAC CATCAGGGTTTGA